One Hordeum vulgare subsp. vulgare chromosome 4H, MorexV3_pseudomolecules_assembly, whole genome shotgun sequence DNA window includes the following coding sequences:
- the LOC123450876 gene encoding pentatricopeptide repeat-containing protein At3g60050-like gives MTGERGGTWEKRPRRNKGAGGGDRVQSDQSSSTQTLGAHPMSRRISRLRRAVSAGGATSSSSSSSRPSNLRSTEPTTAATANAIVSLVAAGGDGGSLEADLDRLGPPLSDAAVSAALRALTERGIPACRFFAWLSRHRGVSPSARAHNLLVQNAGRLADYPAMARALDQVSARRLPLTEQAFAFLEAAARSSSSVDDAVTATLKTLDGAGGPCRASGVFSLVKALASIGEFDAAVWVIEETAMRASYYNVLLAAKCKDGDFRGACEVFDEMRKGSCDPNANSWNYLLGCLLKNGRATEACDLVETMERSGPDDIPNSLTYEILTYHACKAGKMDSARKILDQMFLEKLTPRITIHTAFIKGYFYTGRIEDACDYVRAMSTRDTHSTNRNYSLLAKLLHKSGRNIEAGRVLYELMEKGLRPDHSAYVTVSKGLHKMGRGDLCAELKSLFQKFIVQSDERDCQLHLAFLQTSSCLTSPTLQKA, from the exons ATGACGGGTGAGCGAGGAGGAACATGGGAGAAGCGACCAAGGAGGAACAAGGGAGCAGGTGGTGGTGATCGGGTGCAGTCCGACCAG TCCAGTTCCACCCAGACTCTCGGAGCACACCCCATGTCTCGTCGCATCTCCCGCCTCCGCCGCGCCGTCTCCGCCGGCGgcgcgacctcctcctcctcctcctcctccagaccCTCAAACCTCCGCAGCACCGaacccaccaccgccgccaccgcgAATGCGATCGTCAGCCTCGTCGCGGCAGGCGGCGATGGCGGCAGCCTGGAGGCGGACCTGGACCGCCTCGGCCCGCCCCTCTCCGACGCGGCCGTGTCGGCGGCGCTCCGCGCGCTCACGGAGCGCGGCATCCCCGCGTGCCGCTTCTTCGCCTGGCTCTCTCGGCACAGGGGCGTCTCCCCCAGCGCCCGCGCCCACAACCTGCTCGTCCAGAACGCCGGCAGGCTGGCCGACTACCCCGCCATGGCCCGCGCCCTCGACCAAGTGTCGGCGCGGCGGCTCCCCCTTACCGAGCAGGCGTTTGCGTTCCTGGAGGCCGCGGCGAGGTCGTCAAGCAGCGTGGATGACGCGGTGACGGCGACTCTGAAGACTCTGGACGGTGCCGGCGGCCCGTGCCGCGCGTCCGGCGTGTTCTCGCTGGTCAAGGCGTTGGCCTCGATCGGCGAGTTCGACGCGGCCGTGTGGGTGATTGAGGAGACGGCGATGAGAGCGAGCTACTACAACGTCCTCTTGGCTGCCAAGTGCAAGGATGGCGACTTCCGGGGCGCctgtgaggtgttcgatgaaatgaggAAGGGGAGCTGCGACCCGAATGCCAACTCCTGGAACTACCTCCTCGGGTGCCTGCTCAAGAATGGCAGGGCCACCGAAGCATGCGACCTCGTTGAGACCATGGAGAGGTCAGGACCTGACGACATCCCAAACTCACTGACGTACGAGATCCTCACATACCACGCCTGTAAGGCGGGGAAGATGGATTCGGCAAGGAAGATTCTCGATCAGATGTTCTTGGAAAAGCTGACGCCGAGGATTACAATTCACACGGCCTTCATCAAGGGGTACTTCTACACCGGAAGAATCGAAGATGCCTGTGATTATGTCAGGGCTATGAGCACCAGGGATACACACTCCACGAATAGGAACTACAGCCTGCTCGCCAAGCTGTTGCACAAGTCGGGGAGGAACATCGAGGCAGGCCGTGTCCTCTATGAGTTGATGGAGAAAGGCCTTAGGCCAGACCACTCTGCTTATGTTACAGTTTCCAAAGGTTTGCACAAGATGGGGAGGGGAGATCTGTGTGCTGAATTGAAGTCCTTGTTTCAGAAATTCATTGTACAGTCAG ATGAACGAGATTGCCAACTCCATCTGGCATTCCTCCAGACAAGTAGTTGTCTGACAAGTCCAACTCTTCAGAAAGCGTAG